One window of Mauremys reevesii isolate NIE-2019 linkage group 4, ASM1616193v1, whole genome shotgun sequence genomic DNA carries:
- the LOC120403420 gene encoding olfactory receptor 8U9-like: MEKGNHSEVTEFILSGLTDRPELQVPLFGVFLLIYGITLVGNGGMILLITIDPRLQTPMYFFLCNLSFCDLCYSTIISPKMLLNFLAERKSISYTACAVQLYLFYAFSDFECLLLAVMAYDRYVAICNPLLYTVTMSRKLCKQLVAAVYAVGLVDSMIYACFTFRLSFCSSNIINHFFCDIPPLLALSCSDTRINEIVMFILACCIIVSSLVTILLSYVYITSTILQIRSTEGRHKAFSTCSFHLTAVVLLFGTLLFMYLRPTSSYFMDTDKVASVFYTLVIPMLNPLIYSLRNTEVKDALRRAMNKLLTNS; the protein is encoded by the coding sequence atggaaaagggaaatcactCGGAGGTGACTGAGTTCATTCTCTCAGGACTGACAGATCGTCCGGAGCTGCAGGTTCCCCTCTTTGGGGTGTTCCTACTGATTTATGGTATCACCCTTGTAGGGAATGGGGGGATGATCTTGTTAATCACGATTGATCCCCGACTCCAaacccccatgtactttttcctatgtaatttgtctttctgtgacctctgctaTTCCACGATAATTTCCCCtaagatgctgctgaatttcttagcCGAGAGGAAAAGCATTTCTTACACTGCCTGCGCTGTGCAACTGTATCTCTTTTACGCCTTTTCAGATTTTGAGTGCCTCTTGCTGGCTGTGATGGCATATGACCGTTATGTGGCCATCTGTAACCCGCTGCTCTATACGGTCACCATGTCCAGGAAACTTTGTAAACAGCTGGTGGCTGCGGTGTACGCTGTGGGATTGGTGGATTCAATGATATATGCGTGTTTTACATTTCggctgtcattctgcagctccaacatcatcaatcatttcttctgtgacatccccCCGCTATTGGCGCTCTCCTGTTCTGACACCCGCATCAATGAGATTGTGATGTTTATTTTAGCGTGCTGCATTATAGTGAGCAGCCTTGTAACTATCCTCCTCTCCTATGTCTATATcacctccaccatcctgcagATTCGCTCCACCGAGGGGaggcacaaagccttctccacctgcagttTTCACTTGACTGCTGTGGTCCTGCTTTTTGGCACCCTCCTCTTCATGTATTTACGTCCCACCTCCAGCTATTTCATGGACACAGACAAAGTGGCCTCAGTGTTTTACACACTGGTGATCCCTATGctgaaccccctcatctacagcctgaggaacacggAGGTGAAGGACGCCCTGAGGAGAGCAATGAATAAACTCCTAACCAATTCCTGA